TTTTATAAGTGAGTAAAAGAATTTTGAAATCAATACGGATAGCAGCTAGAGTGAAAGGAAAGGTGAAGCAGGTGAACGTATGCAGAAAAGGGATAATAAATATGCTAGACAAAGGATGCCGAATTGAGCTGCCAGGCCAGAGGAACTGAGGAGAActacagagaagattcatggatccAGTgatggaggacatgcagagaatTGCatgagaggaggatgttaggaATAAGATGAGATCGAGGCAGATAATCCACTTTGGCAACGTCAACGTCTACTCTGGTGTTACCTTGTTATCATTTGGCCGACTGTAACTCATCCGAAAACGCTGCAGCACGGCTCCTAACTGGAACGCATAAGCGAGATCACATATCTCCCATACTTGCATCATTACATCGGCTACCATTTAGTTTTTGAACTATTTTTAAGATTTAAACACTTGTTTTTAAGACGCTGCATGGACTAGCTCTTACATATCTTTCTGATCTTCTAACCTGGTATACTCCTGCAAGATCTTTGAGGTCTGCGGACCAAATGCTACTAGTTGTCCCAAGGTCCAGATTAAAACACAGAGGAAACCGGACATTTCCGGTGACTGCTCCTAAATTGTGGAACACTTTGCCTTTCATATCAggaccttcccaacactggataCTTTAAAAACCCATCTAAAGACCCAGTTTTAGTCTCTGGCTTTAAATCAGTATGTCTGTTACTACTGTTTTTATTATCTTATCATTCTATGATTCTATTCCCTTCTAACTTTATCCTATTTTATGTCTTCTGCTTTGACTATTGTACAGTACTTTGGTCAACAGATGTTgttttaaaagtgctatataaataaacttggaCTTGAACAAAAGGAAGTTGCTAGTTAACTAGTGTAGGGCACCCCTGCAGCTCTGACACTAAATgcctttagatttttttaatataaatttggATTTTTGGATTGTTGGTTTGCAGGGAAAATTGAAAAATTGGTTTTCTGCTTTCCTGGACTGAACTTTTCAAAGTCTTATTGCAGAATAAGTTACAGTCTCCTAGAAGACGTGACTTTATGAAGCATAATCAAAGCAACAACTTGCATTCACAACCTCTTTTATTTAGCTAGTTATGGAAAGCTCTTTTTTAATGTGCAATACTCACCATTTCAAAAACTGTCTTTGTTTGGATATTACTGTACTTTGTGTTTTGTCTGCTTAaatctatttaattttattatgcattgtatattttatattcattgTACATCTCTCATTTGCAGAAAATGTGGCCCTGCGTGGTAAAGCAACTCAATCAACCCGTTTAAATGATAACGCCCTGTCAGCTGCCCACAACGCGATTGATGGAAATCGTAATTCTGAATTTTCGGTTGGGTCTTGCACACACACTAATGAACAGACGAACCCCTGGTGGAGAGTGGACCTGCTTCAGTCCTACACAATCACGTCTGTCACCATCTTCAACAGAGGAGACTGCTGTCAGCACAGACTCAGTGGGCTGGAGATCCATATAGGCAACTCTTTGAACAATGAAGGTTTAGAAAACCCAAAGTGTGTAAATATAAAGGAGAAACAAATCATCAGCTATACTatgattcttttttctttaatttttgcatttttatgtttgtaagCATAAAAAAGTATTGTGGTGTTTACGTCTGCCTTTCTAAAAAGGGCAGACGTAAACACTGGTAATCACTGGTAGCAGGATTGGTTGCTGCAGGGCTGAATTTGTTAGCTGTCCATAGTCGGACCATTGGCATGCTATATAATACTACAACAATCAATTTGATTATAGCACCTACAATGATTCAATTATTGTAAAAATGCATCACAACTAAATTTATAGAGTAGTacaatatcttgctgcattatTATCACACTGACCATAAAATGTTGtgaaatctgctgctgtggtAAActctatgttttttttctcatactTTCTGTAAGGGTTGGTACAATTTCTGAAGGACGTACAGGTGAATCCAAATTGACTTTTACCAATCAGGTGGAGGGACGTTATGTAACATTGACTCTGCCTGGTTCAAATAGGATCCTCACACTCTGCGAAGTTGAAGTCTATGGATACCCTGCTCCAACCCGTGAGAATTTATGCCACTATATATAATGCAATggaaaagtatttgcccccttcctgatttcttaggggttttttgtgtattggtcacacttaaatgtttcagatcagcaaacaaattttaatactGGACAAAGATTACCAAGAACAGCAATCAAGCATTTTGTGATAACTGGATATGAAGAACTTTGGCCTACTCTTCTTTTCAGAATTTTTCAGTCACGTTGGAGGGTTTTCGAGCATGAGGGGCATGTTGAAGGTCATTTTCCAAAGCATCTCAAGCTGATTTAAGTCTAGACTAGGCCACTCAAAAACCTTCCATTGTTTTCTATGGAAGGttatggtggtggtggaggtggtggtgtgTTTCAAATCATTGTTCTGAAGCATAACCCAATTGTGCTTGAGCTTCATGGCATTAACTGATGTCCAGGCATTCTTCTTTAGGATTTTCTGGAAGAAAGCAGAATTTATGGCTCCATCAATTACAGcaagtcttggggatcatcaagataTTTTTTTGGCAAACGTGAGATgaacttttgtgttttgtttagtcCGGTGTGGTTTTCACCTCCGAAGtctcccatggatgccatttttgcccagttgCTTTCTTATCGTTGAACACTGACCTTAGCTGAAgtaagtgaggcctgcagttctgtAGCTGTTTTGTTTAgatcttttgtgacctcctggatgaatCTGCGATGAGCTCCTAGAGTAATTTGATGGTTCACTGTTCcaggttttctctgtttgtggATGATGAACCAGGGTTTGAAGGAGTCGCGTTGCCTTACAAATTATTTTGTAACCCAGTTAGGGTTACAACCCTTATTGTAACCCTAATTGCCTACCTTGTTAAATCATTTAACAAGGTAGGCAATAAGGGGCAGTTTGGTTTGGTTAGCATTACcactttaataaattaaataactttttaaaaattgcattttgTATTGTCTCGGATTATCTTTTGATCTGGAATATTTAAGTAATCTAAGAAATCTGGAAGAggccaaatactttttcatGACACTGTGAATAAATGTGGACTGCATGTAGCCTTACCTACAAGCTGTGGTATAAACCACAAAGTGTCAGGCTGATAAGCGGTGCTGCTGCAATAAAGGTTTAATCAAAATCTATTAATGCAAACTACAAAAttagggaaaaaaatatttaattttgttttgttgcacaTGTACCGCAGCGCTTCGAGCTTATAATTGTGACTTAACAAACATGACAAACATcatacttttttaaatttgttcttTTTGCAGATGAGAATCTTGCACTCCAAGGAAAAGCCACACAGTCATCAAGATATTCATTTGGCATTGCATATAATGCCATAGATGGAAATCGTAACAGCAAATGGGAAGAGGCCTCCTGCACGCTCACACGAAAATCAATGAGCCCCTGGTGGCGACTTGATCTGCTCAAAACACATAAAGTGTTTTCTATTAGTATAGTAAATCAAGATTCTCACCCAGAACGACTCAATGGAGCCGAGATCCGCATTGGAGAATCTCTTGAAAACAATGGCAACAATAATCCCAGGTACTTCACATTTCATCATGGCATGTTTTAACAGCTTCTACTTCTACTCTTCTTCTTTCGACTGCTCCCTTTATTGGTCACCAcagtcagtgttgggaaggttacttttactACTTTTGTCTTCCACTatagattacagaatacatgccacaaaatgtagtttgtaacgtattccgttaagttactcaacgtgagtaacgtattctgaatactttggattacttaatatgttgtcatgctttttacaactacatgaatgtacctttgctgtgtgatttattactattgctTAAGGCTACCCGCCACCAAGAGAACATTGTTAGCTAGCGTTAGCTGAGGTTACTTCATAGactgctttcagaactgcacatgattatttgcagctagcaggttgttaatgctatCCATCAAGTCTAACTGTCACAGTCAGCCCACTGACTGTGTGTAGAGTGAAGAAAAGGACTCAAATGGAGACCAAAAACAGAACGTGAAACGTGACTTGAATTAACAAAACAAGCCAATTATTATGGTTGGTAACAGACAAAATTAAGGCAAGGTGAACactaaactaaaacctaaactgggaaacactAGACAATGATATTATGACAAGACATGGACATGAAAACGAGCAAAACCTGAGCTGGACCATGGAATAACTGAATCTGATATGGCACGGACAAAGGAATGCAGACGGTCTGACAACGACTGAacggaaacacacagactaaatacacacaggaggtgatcaggggaagtggaaacacacggGGAAACAGCTGATATGAATGCACATAACAACGTCACAAGGggagagtaaaactaaacacactgaacatagGAACACAagacctcttcaaaataaaacaggaaacctatgagacgcagacatgacaacagGAACTTGAAAACATAAGACTCGCAGatatgaaacacatgaagggcaagggagaCTTAAACACAGGGGTAGAAGACAT
The genomic region above belongs to Oreochromis niloticus isolate F11D_XX linkage group LG11, O_niloticus_UMD_NMBU, whole genome shotgun sequence and contains:
- the LOC100693091 gene encoding uncharacterized protein LOC100693091; protein product: MMKLNVFLLLLLLGISSGSTYQNVALRGKATQSTRLNDNALSAAHNAIDGNRNSEFSVGSCTHTNEQTNPWWRVDLLQSYTITSVTIFNRGDCCQHRLSGLEIHIGNSLNNEGLENPKVGTISEGRTGESKLTFTNQVEGRYVTLTLPGSNRILTLCEVEVYGYPAPTHENLALQGKATQSSRYSFGIAYNAIDGNRNSKWEEASCTLTRKSMSPWWRLDLLKTHKVFSISIVNQDSHPERLNGAEIRIGESLENNGNNNPRCAVITGIAGGAVADFKCNGTEGRYINIVIPKRNEFLSLCEVEVYGSRLD